A segment of the Chloroflexota bacterium genome:
AGAAACAGTGTAATGCCGATACGCAGCGGAAATTGGTGGGTTACATTAATCAGGGCGGAAAATTGATCTTGGCAGGGCGGATGTGCATTGAGGATTTTAACCACGCCGAGTGCACAATTCTAAAAGATGCTATCGGTATCAAACAAATTAATAGTGACTTGCCGTTTGTTTCAGATTCCATCAGCGCTTTTAATTATCACGACGTTCCAGTTTCGTTTTTGGAAACATACGCCGGTGAATTTGCTGAAGTCTTTGCAACGCGCGAAAATGGGGATGTCGCAGGATTTATTAAAATGATGGGCAAAGGAAAGGTCATGATGTTCGGCGCAGCAATGGCCGCGAATACCCTGGATGATTTGGATATTGTTCATCAGATGGCAATGAAGATGGGTTGCCCGTCTCTTTTTAAACTAGGCAACTGGGCGGATGTCCGCCTCAGCCGCGGAGAACATGGCAGTTTTCTATTTATTAATAATTATCAGGATGATCCGGTTGAAACGACGGTTGAATATGAAAAAGAAATCATGTTCGGCGGAAACTCTGTGCATCTTCCGGCACGAAGAGGGTCAATCCTTCCGATTGATTGGCGGCTAAGTAAAGATGTAATGATTCATTATGCAACTTCAGAGCTTGTCGAAATAACCGATGACGGATCAATGATAATTCTTAAAACGGAACAAGATGAATTTTTCGCTGAAATCACCCTTTCGGGCTATAGCTGTGATCATTCAATAATAATCAAGAAGTCTGCCGAGACACAGCGCATAAAGATGCATGGCAAAGAAGGTGTGATTGTGCTAAGAAAGGATGGTAAATTCTGATTTAGCTCAGAACAGGCGCCGACCGACACTACGTTGCTGTTTTGTTGACTCTTCAGGACGACGGTATCATAATTATCCTCGTTGACCCATGATCCGGCGAAGGCTCACATGACGTCTGCGCGCGAACCCCTCAATACCCGCCAGGTTTTCAGGCTACTCATTCTCTACCGATGGTTTAGTCTGATCCCGGCCGCTCTACTGCTGGCTACAAGCCAAAATGCCATTCCTCTTTCCCTTTTGAGCATCACCCTGGCCGCGGCCGCCTTTGTCAATCTTGCCATCACCTTGTTTGCCGCCCGATTGAATGCTTTGCTTCGGCGCCGGCCCTGGTTGTTGGCTTTCGATTTGCTCTTCTGCTTCGCGTTGGTTGTCCTCACCGATGGTTGGAACACGCGATACTATCTGTACACTTTCAGCCCGCTGTTAGCCGCCGCCTTCTTCTTTCAACTGCGCGGCGCGATGCTCGGCGCGGCAGGGATGGCGGGCCTGTTCTTGCTGGCCGGAATCGGCCAGACCGGCACGGGCCTGACCTGGCTCAAACTGGCCGAGCAATTGACCGGATACTTTGTTATCGCCGGGACCTTTGGCTATGCCACAACGCTTCTGGCCCGATATACGAATTCTCTCACTGAACTCGATCAGGCTCATCGCGACCTCGAAGTAATTCACGAACTCACCCTCTCGCTACAAAGCGCAGCCGACGTGGTGGAAGTGGAAGAAAGAGTGCTAGTGGCCGTGACCAATGACTTGGGTTTCCCGCGGGCTACAATTGCTCTCGTGGATCAGCAAGAGCATGTGCTGACCGCCTGGCTGGGAAGGGCGCTCGACGGGCAGGCCATGTTTGTCGGCGGCTTGCCACACCCGATCCAATTGCGCCTCGCGCCCGATTCGGGAATGATTGCGCAAAGCCTGCTCGATGGTCAAGTCCGGCTGTCCGCCAAGAGCCGGCTCACATCAAATGAGCAGGTGAACACCTATCTGGGAGCTGATTCTTATCACGTCTTTCCCTTGTTATTGCGCGAGCACCCGGTTGGCGTTTTATTGGTGACCGCCTCGGATGGTGAAGAAGCGTCTCGTTTGCGCTCCCTACAAGCTATTGCCAATCAGGCCGCAGTGGCGGTGGGCACTACAATGTTGTGTATTGACCGGGCGCAACGGCTCGCCGTGCAAGATGAGCGCATCCGCATTGCCAGAGAGATTCATGATAGCGTCTCTCAATCGCTGTTCGGCATCACCTATTCGCTTGATGCTTGCGTGAAGCTCCTGCCACAGGAGCCGGACACTGTAAAGAATGAGCTGGCCGGTTTGTTGAGTTTCGCCCAGACCACACGCGATGAGGTGCGACAATCCATCCTCGACATCTGGCCGTCGGAATTGACCGCCGAACGGTTTGCTCAGGACTTGCGCCGCTATCTGGCCGGAATCTGCCGCGTGAGTGAGTTGGCTGTAGCGATTGAAATTCGCGGCGACTTTAGCCTCATCCCGCCACGCGCCAGGCGAAATTTGTATCGTATTGCCCAGGAGGCGCTGACCAACATCGTCCGACATGCCGCGGCGACCGAGGCGCGAGTTTGTCTCGAAGCTGGGCAAGGGCAGGCGATGCTGACGGTTCGTGACAATGGTCGCGGATTTGATCCTGCGCTGGCGATGGCGCGCGAAATTGATCGCGAGCGGTTTGGCCTGCTCGGAATCGGTGAACGTGTCGCGTCGCTCGGTGGAACCACTGACATTCTCTCCCAACCTGGGGCAGGCGCGACGATAGTGGTTAGCGTTCCCTTTGCCAATGGCCGGTAATTCAAGCCCCACCGTCATTCGCCTTCTCATTGCAGACGATCACGAAATTGTGCGCCGGGGACTGGCTATGGTACTCCGGCTGGAACCGGGCTTTGAGCTTATCGGTGAAGCGCGTGACGGCGCCGAAGCCGTCCAAAAGGCGCGTGACTTATGCCCTGACGTATTACTGCTCGACTTTAAGATGCCGGCGCTGACCGGCGATGTGGTAGCTCACCAGGTTCGCGCGCACTGTCCAAACACCCGCATTCTGATTCTGAGTGGGGCTGAAATAGACGAGGCGGTGCTGAACGCCATTGAAACGGTGGACGGCTACGTGGTCAAGGATATCGGCCCGGACGAATTGGCCCGCGCCATCCGCCACGTGGCGGCGGGCGGGCGATACGTCCACGCGGCGGTGACGACAGCTTTGCAGGAGCGCCTGGGCGCGCAATTGAGCCTTCCTACCAGCCTGCGCGTCCCACTGTCTCCCCGCGAATTGGAAGTGTTGCGTTTGATGGCAACGGCGGCCACGTACCGGGAAATCGGCCAGAAGCTATTCATCTCTGAAGAAACCGTCCGGTCTCACGCCAAAAACATCCTCGCCAAACTTGATCAACCCAATCGCACCCAGGCAGTAGTGGCCGCGGTGAAGCTGGGGCTGATTACCCTCGAGTAAGACAGGAATATTTCATTCAAAATGCCGCCATCCAAGTCCAAGCCAGGCCGCTTACTGATCGTTGACGACGAAGTTGAACTGGTGATGGCTTTGTGCGAGATACTGACCAGGCAGGGCTACGAGGCGGTGGGGTTAGCCTCGGGCCGGGAGGCATTGCAGGCGCTGAAGGAACAGGAATTCGATCTGCTCCTGGCCGACTTGATGATACCCGACCTGGATGGCATCGCGCTGTTGCGGGCGGGGTTGGAAACGGACCCGCACCTGGTGGGCATCATCATGACCGGGCAAGGCACGGTGCCGACCGCCGTGGAGGCGATGAAGATCGGGGCCTTCGATTACCTCTTGAAACCGTTCAAGTTCAACGCCGTCCTGCCCGTTTTGGCCCGCGCTATGGACGTGCGCCGCCTGCGCTTGGAAAACGTGCAGTTGCGCGAGACGGCAACAGTTTACGAACTGATCCAGACGATTGCGTTTACGCTGGACTCGGGGGCGATTTTAAACAAAGTGGCCGAGGTCGCGCTTCGGCAGTGCGAAGCGGATGAGGTTTCCATCATGCTCCCCACCGAGGCGGGCGACGAGTTGTACGTAGCCGTCGCGCGCGGCGAGCGCGCCGAACACATTGTAGGGAAACGCGCGCCGCTGGAGCAGGGCGTTGCCGGTTGGGTGGCGCGCTACCGCGAACTGCTCGCCTTGCCCGGCGAGGTGCGCGACTCGCGCTTCGCGCCGCTCTATCCGCGCCCCGACATCGGCTTTGCCGTTTCGATGCCGATGATAGCGGGCAACCGATTCGTCGGCGTCTTGAACGCCAACACGACCCGCCGCCGCCCCTTCACTTCCGGCCAGGTGAAAGCGTTGACCATTCTGACCGGGGCGGCTTCGGCGGCGCTGGAAGCCGCCCGCCTCTATGAACAAGCCCGACGGGTGGAAGAAAAAGAACGGCTGATTTTGGAGAACGTGGATGAAGTCGTTTACATGATCGGAATAAGCGACGATCCATTTCGGGGGACAACCCAATTTGTCAGCCCGCGCGTCAAAAACATTATTGGCTATCGGGCGGAAGAGTTTTTGAATGACCCCGGCTTGTGGGCCAGGCTGATTCACCCGGACGATATTTCCACTATAGGGTCGCAGACTCAAGCGATCTATGCCAGCGGACAGAGCGGCACGCGGGAATATCGGGTGCGGCATAAAACGACCGGCGAATACCACTGGATGGAAGACCGGGTGACGCCCCTGTACGACGCGGCGGGCAAAGTGATGAGCGTTTTTGGCGTCGCCCGCGACATCACCGAACGCAAACGGATGGAAGCAGAGCGCACAGGACTTTTGAATATGCTGGAATCCAGCCTGAACGAGATTTACTTGTTCAACGCCGAGACCCTGCGCTTTCAGTATGTCAACGCCGGCGCGCTTCGCAACCTGGGCTATTCGCGCGCCGCCATCGAGACAATGACGCCGCTGGATCTGAAGCCTGAATTCGACGACGCCTCTTTCCGAAACCTGCTGGCGCCTTTGCTCAACCACGAAAGAGAACTGCTGATTTTTCAAACCGTTCACCGCCGCGCCGATGCCAGCCTCTATCCCGTTGAAGCGCATTTGCAACTGGTTGAGCAGAATGGCGCGCAGATGTTTCTGGCGATCATTCTCGACATCACCGAGCGCAAACAGGCCGAGGTAATCCTGAAGAAACTCTCCAGCGCCGTCGAACAAACGGCGGACAACGTCTTCATTTGCAATCGGGACGGCGTCATCGAATACGTGAACCCGGCCTTTGAGCAACTGACCGGATATACCCAGGCCGAAGCCATTGGCCAAACACCGCGGCTCCTCAAGTCGGGCCAGCACGCCTCCCGGTTCTTCGAAAAACTCTGGGACACCATCCTCGCCGGATGCGTTTTCCGGGCCACCTTCATTAACCGCAAGAAGAGCGGCGAGTTGTATTACGAAGAAAAGACCATCACCCCCCTGAGGGACGATCATAGCAACATCACCCATTTCGTCTCGACCGGCAAAGACGTCACCGAACGCATGCGGGCGGAGGCGGCGCTGGAGAAGAGTGAGGCGGAGTTGCGCGCCCTGTTTGCCGCCATGCCCGATGTTGTTGTCGTCTACGACCGGCAGGGACGCTATCTCAAAATTGCGCCGACCAACACCTCGCTCCTGTACAAACCGCCTGGCGAGATGATCGGGAAAACATTGCCCGAAGTCTTGCCTGCCCCCCAAGCCAATCTGCTCCTTGAACACATTCAGCGTGCTTTAGACACGCAGCAGACCGTCATGCTTGACTATAGCCTGAGCTTGTGGGGCCAGGAAACTTGGTTTGCCGGGGCCGTTTCCCCCATGCCGGGGGAGGCGGCGATCCTGGTAGCGCGTGACATCACCGAACGCAAGTGGCGTGAGCGCGAACTCGAAGTCATCGTCGGCGTGAGCGCCGCCCTGCGCGCCGCCCCGACTCGGAGCGCGATGTTGCCGATCATCCTCGGCCAACTGTTAGAGTTGTTCAAGGTGGATGGCGCGGCGCTGGCAATGCTTGATCCTTCTACGGGGGAGATGGTGATAGAACTGGGGCAGGGGAGTTGGGTGGCCTGGAAGGGCGAGCGCCTCCCGATGGGTGAGGGCGTGAGCGGGCGCGCTATTGCCACTCGTCAGCCCTACGTGAACAACGACATGCGATCCGATCCGCTCTTCGCCCGGCCTGACTTGCTTGCCGGTTCAAACGCCGTGGCCTGCGCCCCACTCATGGTTGAGGAATGGGCCATCGGCACCCTGTGGATAGGACGTGGCCGCGCCCCAGGTCCGGCGCTCTACTCGGAGATCACCTCTGAGGAACTGCGCCTGCTCACCGCCATTGCCGACATGGCGGCCAATGCTATCCACCGGGCCACGCTACACGAGCAAACCCTGCGTTACGCGGCGGATTTGGCTCTGGCCTACGATACCACCATCGAAGGCTGGTCACGGGCGCTCGACTTGCGCGATAAAGAGACCGAAGGCCACACCCTGCGCGTCACCGAGATGGTCTTGCGTTTGGCGCGCGCAATGGGCATCTTCAGTGAAGAACAGTTGTTGCACATCCGCCGGGGCGCGCTCCTGCACGACATCGGGAAGATGGGCATCCCTGACCCTATTTTGCTCAAGCCCGGCTCGCTCACCGATGAAGAATGGGTGATCATGCGCAAACACCCCGGCTACGCCCACGACTTGCTCTCGCCGATTGTATACCTGCACCCGGCGCTGGACATCCCGTATTGCCACCACGAAAAGTGGGACGGCACGGGCTACCCGCGCGGGTTGAAAGGCGAGGCCATTCCTCTGGCGGCGCGCCTCTTTGCGGTGGTGGATGTGTGGGACGCCCTGCGCTCCGACCGCCCCTATCGCCCCGCCTGGCCGGAAGAGAAGGCGCGCGAGCATATTCAGTCACTGGCAGGAATGCACTTCGATCCGAAGGTGATCGAGGCGTTCTTGTCAATGTCAAACGACATGTGAACGCTAAACTCCAGATTGGCGCGCCAAACCGATGGGGTGGCAGTTCAACTGCCGCCCGAACCAGCGGTCATCCCATCACTTTGGCGCACTAACAACTCCAGCGGCTAATCTTGTAGCAAACCCCCCTTTAGGGTGATGAAGTCACGCGGCTTTGAGGCTACAATGCCTGCGTCTATTCGTTTATTCGTCAAAACATATATTTCAGTGCAGACTCTGCCTATGCAAACCACCCTCCGGCGCGAAGTCCATCAACTCCATGCTGAAATCTGCCAGGCGCTCTCCGACCCCAGCCGGATTCTGATTCTGTATGAGTTGCGCGACGGCCCGCGCAACGTCAGTGAGTTGGCGGAAAGCTTGGGCCTGAGCCAGCCCACCGTATCGCGCCACCTGAAAGTCTTGCGTGATCGCCGGATGGCGCTGGCCCAACGCGAGGGAACGAACGTTTACTACACCCTGGCCGATGCGCGGGTGATCGAAGCCCTCAACCTTCTGCGCGAAGTGCTGGCCGGAATTTTGGAAGAGCGGACGGCGCTGGTTGAAGAATTGGGATAGCGCGTTTCTGGGCTTGTGAGTCCGAGACGC
Coding sequences within it:
- a CDS encoding PAS domain S-box protein gives rise to the protein MPPSKSKPGRLLIVDDEVELVMALCEILTRQGYEAVGLASGREALQALKEQEFDLLLADLMIPDLDGIALLRAGLETDPHLVGIIMTGQGTVPTAVEAMKIGAFDYLLKPFKFNAVLPVLARAMDVRRLRLENVQLRETATVYELIQTIAFTLDSGAILNKVAEVALRQCEADEVSIMLPTEAGDELYVAVARGERAEHIVGKRAPLEQGVAGWVARYRELLALPGEVRDSRFAPLYPRPDIGFAVSMPMIAGNRFVGVLNANTTRRRPFTSGQVKALTILTGAASAALEAARLYEQARRVEEKERLILENVDEVVYMIGISDDPFRGTTQFVSPRVKNIIGYRAEEFLNDPGLWARLIHPDDISTIGSQTQAIYASGQSGTREYRVRHKTTGEYHWMEDRVTPLYDAAGKVMSVFGVARDITERKRMEAERTGLLNMLESSLNEIYLFNAETLRFQYVNAGALRNLGYSRAAIETMTPLDLKPEFDDASFRNLLAPLLNHERELLIFQTVHRRADASLYPVEAHLQLVEQNGAQMFLAIILDITERKQAEVILKKLSSAVEQTADNVFICNRDGVIEYVNPAFEQLTGYTQAEAIGQTPRLLKSGQHASRFFEKLWDTILAGCVFRATFINRKKSGELYYEEKTITPLRDDHSNITHFVSTGKDVTERMRAEAALEKSEAELRALFAAMPDVVVVYDRQGRYLKIAPTNTSLLYKPPGEMIGKTLPEVLPAPQANLLLEHIQRALDTQQTVMLDYSLSLWGQETWFAGAVSPMPGEAAILVARDITERKWRERELEVIVGVSAALRAAPTRSAMLPIILGQLLELFKVDGAALAMLDPSTGEMVIELGQGSWVAWKGERLPMGEGVSGRAIATRQPYVNNDMRSDPLFARPDLLAGSNAVACAPLMVEEWAIGTLWIGRGRAPGPALYSEITSEELRLLTAIADMAANAIHRATLHEQTLRYAADLALAYDTTIEGWSRALDLRDKETEGHTLRVTEMVLRLARAMGIFSEEQLLHIRRGALLHDIGKMGIPDPILLKPGSLTDEEWVIMRKHPGYAHDLLSPIVYLHPALDIPYCHHEKWDGTGYPRGLKGEAIPLAARLFAVVDVWDALRSDRPYRPAWPEEKAREHIQSLAGMHFDPKVIEAFLSMSNDM
- a CDS encoding response regulator transcription factor; the encoded protein is MAGNSSPTVIRLLIADDHEIVRRGLAMVLRLEPGFELIGEARDGAEAVQKARDLCPDVLLLDFKMPALTGDVVAHQVRAHCPNTRILILSGAEIDEAVLNAIETVDGYVVKDIGPDELARAIRHVAAGGRYVHAAVTTALQERLGAQLSLPTSLRVPLSPRELEVLRLMATAATYREIGQKLFISEETVRSHAKNILAKLDQPNRTQAVVAAVKLGLITLE
- a CDS encoding winged helix-turn-helix transcriptional regulator, coding for MQTTLRREVHQLHAEICQALSDPSRILILYELRDGPRNVSELAESLGLSQPTVSRHLKVLRDRRMALAQREGTNVYYTLADARVIEALNLLREVLAGILEERTALVEELG
- a CDS encoding sensor histidine kinase, which codes for MTSAREPLNTRQVFRLLILYRWFSLIPAALLLATSQNAIPLSLLSITLAAAAFVNLAITLFAARLNALLRRRPWLLAFDLLFCFALVVLTDGWNTRYYLYTFSPLLAAAFFFQLRGAMLGAAGMAGLFLLAGIGQTGTGLTWLKLAEQLTGYFVIAGTFGYATTLLARYTNSLTELDQAHRDLEVIHELTLSLQSAADVVEVEERVLVAVTNDLGFPRATIALVDQQEHVLTAWLGRALDGQAMFVGGLPHPIQLRLAPDSGMIAQSLLDGQVRLSAKSRLTSNEQVNTYLGADSYHVFPLLLREHPVGVLLVTASDGEEASRLRSLQAIANQAAVAVGTTMLCIDRAQRLAVQDERIRIAREIHDSVSQSLFGITYSLDACVKLLPQEPDTVKNELAGLLSFAQTTRDEVRQSILDIWPSELTAERFAQDLRRYLAGICRVSELAVAIEIRGDFSLIPPRARRNLYRIAQEALTNIVRHAAATEARVCLEAGQGQAMLTVRDNGRGFDPALAMAREIDRERFGLLGIGERVASLGGTTDILSQPGAGATIVVSVPFANGR